One Alkaliphilus sp. B6464 genomic window carries:
- a CDS encoding TIGR03915 family putative DNA repair protein, translated as MIYYIYDGSFDGILTAIYDAYYRRETPEKIVSEDDFQESFLINKIYIKTDREKADKVYNAIETKISNQALKNVFYVYLSERTDRGTIIYHYLKLGWKIGIDIDLNLTNNNVLLLQNICQSVSKERHFMLGLVRFRELKNNILYAPIEPEYNVIGLIGQHFSNRISNENWIIHDVNRNIAAIYNKQEWIVIELEMNPTIELHKDEETYQRLWKEYFNNISIKNKVNPRLQKRNMPMKYWKYLIEK; from the coding sequence ATGATTTACTACATATATGATGGAAGTTTTGATGGTATTTTAACAGCTATATATGATGCTTACTATAGAAGGGAAACTCCAGAAAAAATAGTTTCTGAAGATGATTTCCAAGAAAGTTTTTTAATTAATAAGATATATATTAAAACCGATAGAGAAAAAGCAGACAAAGTATATAATGCAATAGAAACAAAGATTTCTAACCAAGCTTTGAAAAATGTATTTTATGTATACTTATCTGAAAGGACAGATAGAGGAACTATTATATATCATTATTTAAAGCTTGGCTGGAAAATTGGGATAGATATAGATTTAAATCTTACTAATAATAATGTATTATTATTACAGAACATATGTCAAAGTGTGTCTAAAGAAAGACACTTCATGTTAGGATTAGTTCGTTTTAGAGAACTCAAAAATAATATATTGTACGCACCTATAGAGCCCGAATACAATGTAATTGGATTGATTGGCCAGCACTTTTCTAATAGAATATCTAATGAAAACTGGATTATACATGACGTAAACAGAAATATTGCGGCCATTTATAATAAACAGGAATGGATAGTAATAGAGTTAGAAATGAATCCAACAATTGAATTACATAAAGATGAAGAAACCTACCAAAGGCTTTGGAAAGAATACTTTAATAATATATCTATTAAAAACAAAGTAAATCCAAGACTACAAAAAAGGAATATGCCTATGAAATATTGGAAGTATCTTATAGAAAAATAG
- a CDS encoding uracil-DNA glycosylase: protein MAATFENDWEELLKEEFEKEYYKKLRMFLIQEYKTKVIYPDMYNIFNALHYTSYKDVKVVILGQDPYHGPNQAHGLSFSVKPGVPAPPSLVNIYKELKEDLGCYIPNNGYLKKWADQGVLLLNTALTVRGGEANSHKGIGWEMFTDNIINLLNIRKDPIVFILWGNNAISKEKLITNSNHHIVKSTHPSPLSASRGFFGSRPFSKTNEFLKLIGKDSIDWQIENI, encoded by the coding sequence ATGGCAGCAACATTTGAAAATGACTGGGAAGAGTTATTAAAAGAAGAGTTTGAAAAAGAATACTATAAAAAATTAAGAATGTTTTTAATTCAAGAGTATAAAACAAAGGTTATATACCCAGATATGTACAATATTTTTAATGCTCTTCATTATACTTCCTATAAAGATGTAAAGGTAGTTATATTAGGCCAGGATCCTTATCATGGACCAAATCAAGCTCATGGTCTTAGTTTTTCAGTAAAGCCTGGAGTTCCAGCTCCACCATCTTTAGTAAACATATATAAAGAGCTAAAGGAAGACTTGGGATGCTATATTCCAAACAACGGTTATCTTAAAAAGTGGGCTGACCAAGGTGTTCTTTTGTTAAATACGGCATTGACAGTAAGAGGTGGAGAAGCTAATTCCCATAAAGGAATTGGATGGGAAATGTTCACAGATAATATAATAAATTTATTAAATATAAGAAAAGATCCTATAGTATTTATATTGTGGGGAAATAACGCCATTAGTAAAGAGAAACTAATAACTAACTCTAATCATCATATAGTTAAATCTACACATCCTAGTCCATTATCAGCTAGTAGAGGATTTTTTGGCTCTAGACCTTTTTCGAAAACAAATGAATTTCTAAAATTGATAGGAAAAGACTCTATAGACTGGCAAATAGAAAATATATGA
- a CDS encoding cyclase family protein produces MNLHLKEFSIPQEILKWGDSQPAHQRQHIGTHIDCYNLSNIELPSEINVKVIDVRKLDVIDVTILENIKIEENSFVIFRTGYLEQYGYGSEEYFNSKESPYLTNEIIDKLLDLNTKLIGIDLTGIQHGKNHVAIDKYVENRKCYVVENICNLDKVPSDFKVNLKWFQLKDATAIKVEIETI; encoded by the coding sequence ATGAATTTGCATTTAAAGGAATTTAGTATTCCGCAGGAAATATTAAAATGGGGAGATTCACAACCAGCACATCAAAGACAACATATAGGAACTCATATAGATTGTTACAATCTATCAAATATAGAGTTACCATCAGAAATAAATGTTAAAGTAATAGATGTCAGGAAATTAGATGTTATAGATGTTACTATATTGGAAAATATTAAAATAGAAGAAAACTCATTTGTAATATTTAGAACAGGATATTTAGAGCAATATGGGTATGGAAGCGAAGAATATTTTAATTCTAAAGAAAGTCCTTATTTAACAAATGAAATTATAGATAAATTATTAGATTTAAATACAAAACTAATAGGAATAGATTTAACTGGAATACAGCATGGCAAAAATCATGTAGCAATAGATAAGTATGTTGAGAATAGAAAGTGTTATGTTGTAGAAAATATATGTAACTTAGATAAAGTTCCTTCTGATTTTAAAGTAAATCTAAAATGGTTTCAGTTAAAAGATGCTACAGCAATAAAGGTTGAGATTGAAACTATATAA
- the nrdG gene encoding anaerobic ribonucleoside-triphosphate reductase activating protein: MNNFLRISGIINESIVDGPGIRLVVFAQGCKHNCLGCHNPETHSFEGGYLISIDEIIETIRKNPLLDGVTFSGGDPFEQAHTFGMLAKLVKEMGLNVATYTGYRYEKILEKIDHKKDWDMLLKHSDVIVDGKYDKTKKKADLKFIGSANQRIIDVKKTLEFNKIVEIKS; this comes from the coding sequence ATGAATAATTTTTTAAGAATCTCTGGAATTATTAATGAATCAATAGTAGATGGACCGGGTATTAGATTAGTAGTTTTTGCACAAGGTTGTAAGCATAATTGCTTAGGATGTCATAATCCTGAAACCCATTCTTTCGAAGGTGGATATCTTATTTCAATAGATGAGATAATTGAAACCATTAGAAAAAACCCACTATTAGACGGAGTTACCTTTAGTGGTGGTGACCCCTTTGAGCAGGCACATACATTTGGAATGCTTGCAAAATTAGTAAAAGAAATGGGATTAAATGTTGCTACTTATACTGGATATCGATATGAAAAAATATTAGAGAAAATAGACCACAAAAAAGATTGGGATATGTTACTCAAACATTCAGATGTTATAGTAGATGGAAAGTATGACAAAACTAAAAAGAAAGCAGATTTAAAATTTATAGGATCTGCTAACCAAAGGATTATAGATGTAAAAAAAACTTTAGAGTTTAATAAAATAGTTGAAATAAAATCCTAG
- a CDS encoding putative DNA modification/repair radical SAM protein: MDVFEKLKILSDAAKYDVSCSSSGSNRKSKKEGLGNASVSGICHSWSDDGRCISLLKILFTNDCIYNCVYCINRCTNDLPRAMFTPEEVADLTINFYKRNYIEGLFLSSAVYRNPNYTMELLGKTVKKLREEQNFNGYIHLKAIPGADKEIIEKAGMYADRMSVNIELPSSEGLRSLAPQKNKESILRPMNFINSRMHQSIEEIKTFKYAEKFVPAGQTTQLIVGATRDDDLKILKLSEGLYKGYKLKRVYYSAYVPVTNSPNLPAISSPPFLRENRLYQADWLLRFYGYNADELLDESKPNFDLEIDPKCDWALRNINLFPVEINKADYNMLLRIPGIGVKSAMRIVSARKFASLDFDHLRKLGVVLKRAKYFITCKGKYYGLKTMDGENIRKHLVSEIKGKESTNGIEQLSIFSLYPNLIINNNKTIVTGAFQ; this comes from the coding sequence ATGGATGTATTCGAAAAATTAAAGATATTATCAGATGCTGCAAAATATGATGTTTCTTGTTCTTCAAGTGGAAGCAATAGAAAAAGTAAAAAAGAAGGTTTAGGGAATGCCAGTGTAAGTGGAATATGCCATAGTTGGTCCGATGATGGTAGATGTATTTCTCTTTTAAAGATACTATTTACTAATGATTGTATATATAATTGTGTCTACTGTATAAATAGATGCACAAATGACCTACCTAGAGCAATGTTTACTCCTGAAGAAGTAGCAGATTTAACTATAAACTTTTATAAAAGGAACTATATTGAAGGTCTTTTTTTAAGTTCAGCAGTCTATAGAAATCCTAATTATACTATGGAACTTTTAGGTAAGACTGTTAAGAAACTTCGAGAAGAACAAAATTTTAATGGATATATTCATCTAAAAGCTATTCCGGGGGCAGATAAAGAAATAATTGAAAAAGCAGGGATGTATGCAGATAGAATGAGTGTAAATATCGAATTACCTTCTAGTGAAGGATTAAGGTCATTAGCACCTCAAAAAAATAAAGAAAGTATATTAAGACCTATGAACTTTATAAATAGCAGGATGCACCAATCTATTGAAGAAATAAAGACGTTTAAATATGCTGAAAAGTTTGTTCCAGCAGGACAGACTACTCAACTTATTGTTGGTGCTACTAGAGATGATGATTTAAAAATATTAAAGCTTTCAGAAGGATTATATAAAGGATATAAACTAAAAAGAGTGTATTACTCAGCTTATGTTCCTGTGACAAACAGTCCTAATTTGCCAGCTATTTCATCGCCGCCTTTTTTGAGAGAAAATAGACTATATCAAGCTGATTGGCTGTTAAGGTTTTATGGTTATAATGCAGATGAGCTTCTAGATGAAAGTAAACCAAATTTTGATTTAGAAATAGATCCAAAATGCGACTGGGCTTTAAGAAATATTAATTTATTTCCAGTAGAAATAAATAAAGCAGATTATAATATGTTACTCAGAATTCCTGGGATAGGAGTAAAATCAGCTATGAGAATAGTTTCAGCAAGGAAATTTGCTTCCTTAGATTTTGATCATCTAAGAAAGCTAGGAGTTGTATTAAAGAGAGCTAAATATTTTATTACATGTAAAGGTAAATATTATGGACTAAAAACCATGGATGGTGAAAATATAAGAAAACATTTAGTCTCAGAAATAAAAGGGAAGGAAAGTACAAATGGAATTGAACAGTTGTCTATTTTTTCTCTGTATCCTAATCTTATTATCAACAATAATAAAACAATAGTGACAGGAGCATTTCAATGA
- the tpx gene encoding thiol peroxidase has product MTDKRKDFVTMGGNPVTIIGKEVKVGDKAPDFTVLTNDLKPFSLKDAGDNIKIISVVPSLDTGVCEFQTTHFNQEASELGDVRILTISVDLPFAQKRFCGAKGIDKVITLSDHKDLSFGMNYGFVIEELRLLSRGIVILDKNNVVKYVEYVKEVGEHPDYDKAIEEAKKLI; this is encoded by the coding sequence ATGACAGATAAAAGGAAAGATTTTGTAACAATGGGAGGAAATCCTGTTACAATTATAGGAAAAGAAGTAAAGGTAGGAGATAAGGCACCAGATTTTACAGTACTTACAAATGATTTGAAGCCATTTTCTCTAAAAGATGCAGGAGATAACATAAAGATTATTAGTGTTGTTCCTTCTCTAGATACAGGTGTATGTGAATTTCAAACTACACACTTTAATCAAGAAGCATCAGAACTAGGAGATGTTCGCATACTTACTATCAGTGTAGATCTACCATTTGCGCAGAAAAGATTCTGTGGAGCTAAGGGGATAGACAAAGTAATTACTTTATCTGACCACAAAGACCTATCTTTTGGAATGAATTATGGATTTGTTATAGAAGAATTGAGATTGCTTAGCAGAGGAATTGTAATTCTAGATAAAAACAATGTTGTTAAGTATGTAGAATATGTAAAGGAAGTAGGAGAACATCCAGATTACGATAAGGCCATAGAAGAAGCTAAAAAATTAATATAA
- a CDS encoding anaerobic ribonucleoside triphosphate reductase has protein sequence MITKVRKRDGREVLFNMEKITNAIYKASMSVGTNSYDETVTLAEQVVKNLLDRFSDSTPNVEEIQDIVEQILIENNMPQIAKNYILYRSERTKLREMNTRLMKVMEDITFKESKDSDLKRENANIDGDTAMGTMLKYGTESAKQFYEMFILNPEHSKLHNNGDIHIHDLDFLTLTTTCCQIDINRLFNKGFCTGHGNLRVPNDVISYAALACIAIQSNQNDQHGGQSIPNFDYGMAPGVTKTYIKLYKQNLTKALELLINANNMDQIIDNIVHTIKLEHSISPCLANDNGYQHHEYLLLKNHIEDDAIIKKAQNFATENAIKETEKRTYQAMEALIHNLNTMHSRAGAQIPFSSINYGLDESPEGRLVIKNLLLATEAGLGNGETAIFPIQIFKVKEGINYNLEDTNYDLFKLACRVSAKRLFPNFSFIDAPFNLQYYKKGHPETEVAYMGCRTRVIGNTFDPLQEITFGRGNLSFTTINLPRLALNSKGNLDIFFKELDNRIDKVVEQLLERFEIQARKKVKNFPFLMGEGVWIGADKLNKEDEIREVLKHGTLTTGFIGLAECLVVLTGNHHGESETSQELGLQIITHMRKRMDQASQDHKLNFTLIATPAEGTAGRFVKIDKEIFGEIKGVTDRKYYTNSFHVPVHYKLNAYDKIRIEAPYHELTNAGHITYVELDGDPSNNLEAFEKIVRAMKELGIGYGSINHPIDRDTICGYTGIIGDTCPKCGREEGAIKFERIRRITGYLVGTLDRFNDAKKEEEKDRVKHI, from the coding sequence ATGATTACAAAAGTAAGGAAAAGAGATGGAAGAGAAGTATTGTTTAACATGGAGAAAATTACCAACGCTATTTATAAAGCTAGCATGTCTGTTGGAACTAATTCTTATGATGAAACAGTAACTTTAGCAGAACAGGTTGTAAAAAACCTATTGGATAGATTTAGTGATAGTACTCCAAATGTTGAAGAGATACAAGATATTGTAGAGCAAATATTAATAGAAAATAATATGCCTCAGATAGCAAAAAATTATATACTATATCGTTCTGAACGTACAAAATTACGTGAGATGAATACTAGACTTATGAAAGTAATGGAAGATATAACTTTTAAAGAATCAAAAGATAGCGATTTAAAAAGAGAAAATGCTAATATTGATGGTGACACAGCTATGGGAACCATGCTTAAATATGGTACAGAAAGCGCTAAGCAGTTCTATGAAATGTTTATATTAAATCCGGAACATTCTAAACTACATAATAATGGAGATATTCATATCCATGATTTAGACTTTTTAACACTGACAACCACATGTTGTCAAATAGATATAAATAGATTATTTAATAAAGGTTTTTGTACTGGACATGGAAATCTAAGAGTACCTAATGATGTTATTAGTTATGCTGCTCTTGCATGTATAGCTATACAATCTAATCAGAATGATCAACATGGAGGTCAGAGTATTCCTAACTTCGACTATGGTATGGCTCCTGGTGTTACTAAGACCTATATTAAGCTATATAAGCAAAACCTTACAAAAGCCTTAGAACTACTTATAAATGCAAATAATATGGATCAAATAATTGATAATATTGTACATACAATAAAACTAGAGCATAGTATTTCTCCTTGTTTAGCAAATGATAATGGCTACCAACATCATGAATATTTATTACTGAAAAATCATATTGAAGATGATGCTATTATCAAAAAAGCACAAAATTTTGCTACAGAAAATGCAATAAAGGAAACAGAAAAAAGAACATATCAAGCAATGGAAGCACTTATACATAACTTAAATACTATGCATAGCAGAGCAGGAGCTCAAATTCCATTTAGCTCTATTAACTATGGCTTAGATGAGTCTCCTGAAGGAAGACTGGTTATAAAAAACCTTCTTCTAGCAACTGAAGCAGGCTTAGGAAACGGTGAAACCGCAATATTTCCAATACAGATTTTTAAAGTTAAAGAAGGTATTAATTATAATTTAGAAGATACAAATTACGATCTTTTTAAGTTAGCTTGCAGAGTAAGTGCCAAAAGATTATTTCCTAATTTTTCTTTTATTGATGCACCATTCAATCTACAATATTATAAAAAAGGACATCCAGAAACAGAAGTAGCTTATATGGGGTGCAGAACAAGAGTTATTGGAAATACTTTCGATCCGTTGCAAGAAATTACCTTTGGAAGAGGAAATCTAAGTTTTACGACTATTAATTTACCAAGACTAGCCTTAAATAGCAAAGGTAATCTGGATATTTTCTTTAAGGAATTAGACAATAGAATCGATAAAGTTGTAGAACAGCTATTAGAAAGATTTGAAATTCAGGCAAGAAAGAAAGTAAAAAACTTTCCATTCCTTATGGGAGAAGGAGTATGGATAGGTGCTGACAAATTAAATAAAGAAGATGAAATAAGAGAAGTTTTAAAACATGGAACGTTAACAACTGGATTTATTGGATTAGCCGAATGCTTAGTAGTACTAACTGGTAACCACCATGGGGAGTCAGAAACTTCTCAAGAACTTGGACTACAAATAATTACACATATGCGAAAAAGAATGGATCAGGCGAGTCAAGACCACAAACTTAACTTTACTTTGATTGCTACTCCAGCTGAAGGAACAGCAGGTAGATTTGTAAAAATAGACAAAGAAATATTTGGAGAAATAAAAGGGGTAACAGATAGAAAATATTATACTAATAGTTTTCATGTTCCTGTTCATTATAAATTAAACGCCTACGATAAAATAAGAATTGAGGCTCCTTACCATGAGTTGACAAATGCTGGACATATAACATATGTAGAGTTGGATGGAGATCCATCTAACAATTTAGAAGCATTTGAAAAAATAGTTAGAGCAATGAAAGAACTAGGTATTGGCTATGGTTCAATAAATCATCCGATAGACAGAGATACAATTTGTGGTTATACAGGTATAATTGGAGACACATGTCCTAAATGTGGAAGAGAAGAAGGAGCTATAAAATTCGAAAGGATACGACGTATTACTGGATATCTAGTAGGAACATTAGATAGATTTAATGACGCTAAAAAAGAAGAAGAAAAAGACAGAGTCAAACATATATAA
- a CDS encoding MarR family transcriptional regulator yields MDNINIIMRSFKEIYEKEETLGKLAFKGEYEKYGVSEIHCLDFIGKVRDANVTKISQSMNMTRGAISKISKKLLNSNLIDKYKKPDNDKEKYFKLTKLGEMLYKHHEIKHKQWEERNNKFFKNIDKKDQEIVANFLKKFNSYLDELIESQGEI; encoded by the coding sequence GTGGATAATATTAATATTATCATGAGGAGTTTTAAAGAAATATATGAAAAAGAAGAAACTTTAGGAAAGCTAGCATTTAAGGGTGAATATGAAAAGTATGGAGTTTCAGAAATACATTGTTTAGATTTCATAGGAAAAGTAAGAGATGCTAACGTTACTAAAATATCTCAAAGTATGAATATGACGAGAGGTGCTATAAGTAAGATTAGCAAAAAACTTTTGAATAGTAATCTTATCGATAAGTATAAGAAGCCTGATAATGATAAGGAAAAATATTTTAAGTTAACAAAATTAGGTGAAATGTTATATAAACATCATGAAATAAAACATAAGCAGTGGGAAGAAAGAAATAATAAGTTTTTTAAAAATATAGATAAAAAAGATCAAGAAATTGTAGCTAATTTCTTAAAAAAATTTAATAGCTATTTGGATGAACTAATAGAATCACAAGGAGAGATATAG